The genomic interval CGGCAGGGCCAGGGCCTGAGGGTCGAGTCCCGCCAGCGCCTCCGGGGTCGGGAAGAGGTGCGTCAGCCCGCCCTCGGGGTCCTCGACCGGGACGCCGTGGGCGGTGACCAGCCGGGCGGCGTGGGTGCGGGCGGCGGCGGTGGAGACCTGCTGGCCGAGCACGGCGCGTACGGCGAACTCCGCACCGTCCACGGTGCGGGGCACCCGGCGGCCGGGTCCCGCGTCGACCAGCGGGGCGAGCAGCGGGTCGATGCGCAGTTGCGCGTCGACGGCGACCGGGTCCGCGTCCAGGTCGAGGAGCCAGCGGCAGCGGCTGATGGCCCGGGTGAGGTCGCGGGGGTCGGTGAGGGAGAGCCGGCAGGCGATGTGGTCGGGCGCGGGGCTCAGGGCGACGACGCCGTGCCCGTACGGGAGGGTGAGGGTGCGCCGGTACGCGCCGTCCCGCCACTCCTCGACGCCGGGGACGGCGGTCGCGGCGAGGTGGCCGAAGAGGTTGCTGGGGTTGAGCGGGGCCCGGTACGGGAGGCGGAGCACGATGACGCCCGGTACGGCGGCCGGCCGGGGGCCCCGGGCGGCTCGGGTGCGCAGTTCGCCGGGGGCCAGGCCGAAGACCTCGCGCACCGTCTCGTTGAAGGTGCGGATCGAGGAGAAGCCGGCGGCGAACGCGACCTGGGCCATGGGCAGCGCGGTCGTCTCGATGAGGAGGCGGGCGGTCTGCGCCCGCTGGGCGCGGGCCAGGGCGAGCGGGCCGGCGCCCAGCTCGGCCAGCAGCTGGCGTTCGATCTGCCGTGCGGAGTAGCCGAGCCGGGAGGCGAGCCCGGGCACGCCCTCGCGGTCGACGACCCCGTCCCGGATCAGGCGCATGGCACGGGCGACCGAGTCGGCGCGGGCGTTCCACTCGGGGGAGCCGGGGCTGGTGTCGGGGCGGCACCGTTTGCAGGCCCGGAATCCGGCCTGCTGGCAGGCGGCGGAGCTGGGGTAGAAGGTCATGTTGCGGACCTTGGGCGGCACGACGGGGCAGCTGGGGCGGCAGTAGATCCGGGTGGTCAGGACCGCGGTGAAGAACCAGCCGTCGAAGCGGGCGTCCTTGGACTGGACGGCCCGCACGCAGCGCTCGGTGTCGGTGTGCATGGCTCCAGGATGGTGCACCGGTCAGGGGCTTGGCTGGCGGAAATCCGACAGGGCCCTCGCGCGGAAATCCGGCAGCCCTCCCGGTGGCCGCGGGGCGTGGTCTCAGCGCATCGCGAGGACTTCCTCGAACTCCACGTACGCGTGGGCGTCGAAGAGGACGAAGCGCACCTCTTCCACCGGCTCCACGGTCTCCGCCAGGACCGTACGCACGGCGATCTTGGCCCCGTCGTCCATCGGCCAGCCGTAGATGCCGGTGGAGATCGCCGGGAACGCGATGGACCTGGCCCCCAACTCGGCTGCCAGGCGCAGGGATTCGCGGTAGCAGGAGGCCAGCAGAGCGGAGCGGTCCTGGGCACCGGAGAAAACCGGGCCGACCGTGTGCACGATCCATCGGGCGTCGAGGCGTCCGGCGGTGGTGGCGACGGCCTGCCCGGTGGGCAGTCCCTTTCCGTAGTGCGAGGCGCGCAGTTCACGGCAGGCGGCGAGGATGTCGGGCCCGCCGCGCCGGTGGATGGCGCCGTCGACTCCACCGCCGCCGAGCAGCGAGGAGTTCGCCGCGTTGACGATGACGTCGACGGACTGGTCGGTGATGTCGCCGCGGACCAGACGTACGGCGGGGGAGACAGAGGTGCTCATGCGGACATCATGCCGCGCGCCGGGGGCCTTCGCCGCCCGGTCCGTTCAGGAGGAGGCCCGCAGCCTGCGCCATACGGCCTTGGCGGCGTGGTGGCCGGACATGCCGTGGACCCCGGGCCCGGGCGGAGTGGCCGAGGAGCAGAGGAAGACCGCGGGGTGCGCGGTGGCGTAGGGGACGCGGGCGAGCTTGGGGCGGATCAGCGTCTGGAGACCGGCGAAGGCTCCGCACGCGATGTCGCCGCCGATGTAGTTGGCGTTGCGTGCGGCGAGTTGGGGCGGGCCCGCGAGGGCACGGGCGAGCACCAGGTCGCGGAATCCCGGGGCGAAGCGCTCCAGTTGGCGTTCGATGACGTCGGTCGCGTCGCCCTCCCAGCCCGCCGGGACGTGCCCGTACACCCAGAAGACATGGCGTCCTTCGGGGGCCCGGGAGGGGTCGGTCAGGCTGGGCTGGGCGGTGATGAGGAAGGGGACGCTCGGGTCGCGGCCCTCGACGGCCGCCTTCAGCGCGGTGTCGATGGTCCCGGCGTCGGGGCCGATGTGGACGGTGCCCGCGCGGCGCGCCTCGGACGCGGTCCACGGGACGGGGCCCGACAGCGCGTAGTCGATCTTGAAGGCTGAGGCGCCGTAGCGGTAGCGGTGGTACGCCGAGCCGAGGCCCGCGATCCGGGCGAGGGCGGAGGGTGAGGTGTCGAAGACGTACGCCCGGGCGGGCGGGAGCTCGTCCAGGCGCTTGACCTCGCTGCCGGTGCGGATCGTGCCGCCCTGTTCGCGGAGGTAGGAGGCGAGGGCGTCGGAGATGGCCTGGGAGCCGCCGCGCGGCACCGGCCAGCCGTTCTCGTGGGCGGCGAGCGCGAAGACGAGGGCGATGGCCGAGGTGGCGAATCCGCTGGTGGGAGCAATGGCATGGGCGGCGAGCCCGGCGAAGAGGCCGGATGCCTTCTCTCCGTGGAAGCGGCGGGAGACCCAGGTGGCGGGCTGGAGGCCGAGCAGGCCGAAGCGGGCCAGCCGGTAGGGCTCCCGGGGCAGGCCGTCCCACGGGGTGCGCAGGAAGTCGGCGGCCAGGGTGTCCCAGCGGCCGAGGAAAGGGGCCATGAGGCGGCGGTAGGCACCGGCGTCGGCGGCCCCCAGCGACATCGCGCTCTCGCCGACGGAGCGGGTGAGCACGGCGGCGGTGCCGTCCGGGAAAGGGTGGGCGAGGTCGACCTCGGGAAGCAGCCATTGCAGGCCGTGCCGGTCCAGCGGCATGCCCCGGAACGCGGGCGAGCCGATCCCGAGGGGGTGCACGGCGGAACAGGGGTCGTGCCGGAACCCCGGGAGGGTCAGCTCCTCGGTGCGGGCTCCCCCGCCGACCGTGTCGTGCGCCTCGTGGACCTCCACCGCGAAGCCCCGGCGGGCCAGTTCGGCCGCGGCGGTCAGCCCGTTGGGACCCGCGCCCACCACGACCGCATCGAGCATCGACGGCACCTTGGGACTCCTTCGTCGGCCGGCAGACGGACACCCAGGGTATTCGCCGCCACCGACCGTGCGGACGCGGGTACCCCGGGTTCCCGGCCGGGCGGGTCAGCCGTCCGTGCGCAGGGCGGCCAGGACGCGCTGGGCGGTAGCCTCGTCGCGGGCCGCCGTGAACGGCAGGTCGTTACCGCCCGCGATACGGAACGGGGCACCGGACAGGGTCGACTCGACGCCGCCCGCCTCGGTGACCAGGAGCAGGCCCGCGGCGTGGTCCCAGGCGTACTCCCAGTTGAAGGCGGTGGCGTCCAGGGCGCCGCGGGCGACGGCGAGGTACTCGAGGCCGGCCGAGCCGCAGGGGCGGGCCGCGATACCTTCGGTGCGCAGGCCGAGCAGGGCCCGCTTCTGGGCCTCGGTGGTGTAGTCGGGGTGCGACATCGCCACGTTCAGCACGGCGCCGGGTGCGGGCGCCCCGGAGCGTATCGGCACCCCGTTGAGCGTGGCGCCCCGCCCGCGTACGGCGATGGCCATCTCGTCCCGGACCGGTGCGTACGTCCAGGAGGCGTGCACCTCGCCGTGGAGGGCGAGGGCGACCAGGGTGCAGAAGCCGGCCTCGCCCCGGACGAACTGGCGGGTGCCGTCGACCGGGTCGACGATCCAGACCGGGGCGTCGCCGCCGAGGGCGTCGTAGACCGCCGGGTCGGCGTGCACGGACTCCTCGCCGACGACGACCGAGCCGGGCAGCAGCTTGGTGAGGGCGGCGGTGAGGTGTTCCTCGGCCAGCCGGTCGGCGGCGGTGACCAGGTCGTGGGGGCCGCTCTTCTCGATGATCTCGTGGGCGGCGAGCTTCCGGTGGCGCGGCATGATCTCGGCCGCGGCGGCGGCGCGCACGGCGGCCTCGACCTCGGCCTGCGGTCCGGTGTGCCCGGCGGTCCCGTACAGGAAGTCATCGATCATGGCTCCAGCTAAGCACGGCCGTACGAGCCGTCGTCCCCCGGGTGAATGCGGACATCTCCGGCGGGAACGGACCTGGGTTCCGGACCGTGCCCGCGCCCGTACGACCAGGGACAGGGGGCCGGGTCCGCCGGCGTTCGATCGAGGGGCCTGGAGCCCCCCGTGTGACCGGAATGATTCGGACCGTCCGCCGGGGGCAGGCGATCCGCCGGACGGCCGATCGCCGCCGCCCCGTCGGGAGCCTCTTTCCGGCACACGTGGGCGGGAGGCGGATCCTGGCCCGACCGGGCCTACCGTCGGCCTGGTCAGCCACCCCGACCAACGGAGATGTACGACATGGCAAAGATTCTTTTCGTGGTGTCCGGCGCGGACCACTGGACCCTGGCGGACGGCACGGCCCACCCCACGGGCTTCTGGGCGGAGGAGGCCGTGGCTCCGTACCGGGCCTTCGCCGACGCCGGGCACGAGGTGGTCGTCGCGACCCCCGGCGGCGTCGTCCCGACCGTGGACCGCGGCAGCCTGGCACCCGAGGTCAACGGCGGCCAGGAGGGCGCCGACGCGGTGGCGGCCGGTCTCGAGGCGTTCGAGGAGCTGCGGCGGCCGGTCGCACTGGAGGAGGTGGACCCGGACGCGTACGACGCCGTCTTCTACCCCGGCGGCCACGGCCCGATGGAGGACCTCGCGGTGGATCCCGTCTCCGGGCGGCTGCTCGCCCGGGTGCTGGCTTCGGGCAAGCCGCTCGGTGTGGTCTGCCACGGCCCGGCGGCGCTGCTGGCCGCGACCGGCCCCGACGGCGCATCCGCGTTCGCCGGGTACCGGATGACCGGCTTCACCAACGCCGAGGAGACCCAGGCGGGCTTCGCGGACAAGGCCAAGTGGCTGCTCCAGGACCGGCTGGTGGCGCTGGGAGCGGACTTCCAGGAGGGCGAGCCCTGGGCGCCGTTCGTCATCACCGACCGCAACCTGATCACCGGTCAGAACCCGGCCTCCTCGGCCCCGTTGGCCGCCGAGATGCTCAACCGGCTGGGCTGACCGGCCGATCGGCGGTTCTCCGCCCGGCCGGCCGTGACGTTCAGACCCAGTCGCGCCGCGCGGGCGGCTCACAGAGCTCCAGGACCACCTCGCCCGTCTCCGGCTCGTCCCCGGAGACGGGCCGGACGCGCGCACCGACCGTCACCAGGTGCGGAGCCGCCCCCACGATCCGGCAGCGGAAGACGAACCCTTCGGAGAACCGCACGAGGGACTCGTTGCGCGCCGCCTCGGTGTAGCGGTGGACCACGGCGGTCCGGACGACCACGCCGTGGCCGGCAGTGCGCTCGGGCTCCAGTTCGCTCGACGCGCACACCGGGCACAGCAGCCGCCGGAACGAGGCGGTGCCGCACCAGCGGCAGCGGTTGTAGGAGAGGCCGCACTCCTCGTGCGCCTTCTGGACGGTGCCCATTACGGTGCCCGTTGCTGTCTGGGACACGGCTCGACCCCCTGCGCTCGACTCGGACGCGCCGCACCTGCACTGCGGGCGCGTCCGCACCATATGGCACTCAGTGCCGGACAGTAAAGGCACTGAGTGCCCATTGGTACTCAGTTCTCGCCGACAGCCGCCTCGATCTGCTGCACGACACGCCACATCGGGGTGCCCTTCCGCGCGACCACCACGATCACCTCACCGTCGCCGGAGACGGGGAAGGGCGAAGGAGGAAAGGGGGAAGGAGGAGAGGGCGAAGGGGGAAAGAGGGAAGGGGGAACGGAGCCGGCGGACGAGGGAGCCGCGGGGAGGGGCGCGTTCGAGCCGGGCA from Streptomyces sp. CA-278952 carries:
- a CDS encoding type 1 glutamine amidotransferase domain-containing protein encodes the protein MAKILFVVSGADHWTLADGTAHPTGFWAEEAVAPYRAFADAGHEVVVATPGGVVPTVDRGSLAPEVNGGQEGADAVAAGLEAFEELRRPVALEEVDPDAYDAVFYPGGHGPMEDLAVDPVSGRLLARVLASGKPLGVVCHGPAALLAATGPDGASAFAGYRMTGFTNAEETQAGFADKAKWLLQDRLVALGADFQEGEPWAPFVITDRNLITGQNPASSAPLAAEMLNRLG
- a CDS encoding inositol monophosphatase family protein; translation: MIDDFLYGTAGHTGPQAEVEAAVRAAAAAEIMPRHRKLAAHEIIEKSGPHDLVTAADRLAEEHLTAALTKLLPGSVVVGEESVHADPAVYDALGGDAPVWIVDPVDGTRQFVRGEAGFCTLVALALHGEVHASWTYAPVRDEMAIAVRGRGATLNGVPIRSGAPAPGAVLNVAMSHPDYTTEAQKRALLGLRTEGIAARPCGSAGLEYLAVARGALDATAFNWEYAWDHAAGLLLVTEAGGVESTLSGAPFRIAGGNDLPFTAARDEATAQRVLAALRTDG
- a CDS encoding O-acetyl-ADP-ribose deacetylase; translation: MSTSVSPAVRLVRGDITDQSVDVIVNAANSSLLGGGGVDGAIHRRGGPDILAACRELRASHYGKGLPTGQAVATTAGRLDARWIVHTVGPVFSGAQDRSALLASCYRESLRLAAELGARSIAFPAISTGIYGWPMDDGAKIAVRTVLAETVEPVEEVRFVLFDAHAYVEFEEVLAMR
- a CDS encoding AlkA N-terminal domain-containing protein, with amino-acid sequence MHTDTERCVRAVQSKDARFDGWFFTAVLTTRIYCRPSCPVVPPKVRNMTFYPSSAACQQAGFRACKRCRPDTSPGSPEWNARADSVARAMRLIRDGVVDREGVPGLASRLGYSARQIERQLLAELGAGPLALARAQRAQTARLLIETTALPMAQVAFAAGFSSIRTFNETVREVFGLAPGELRTRAARGPRPAAVPGVIVLRLPYRAPLNPSNLFGHLAATAVPGVEEWRDGAYRRTLTLPYGHGVVALSPAPDHIACRLSLTDPRDLTRAISRCRWLLDLDADPVAVDAQLRIDPLLAPLVDAGPGRRVPRTVDGAEFAVRAVLGQQVSTAAARTHAARLVTAHGVPVEDPEGGLTHLFPTPEALAGLDPQALALPGTRRTTLTTLVAALAEDRLRLDTDTDWEQARAELAALPGFGPWTVESIAMRALGDPDAFLPTDLGIRRAAERLGLPATPAALTARAVDWRPWRAYAVQYLWTVDDHPINHLPA
- a CDS encoding Zn-ribbon domain-containing OB-fold protein codes for the protein MGTVQKAHEECGLSYNRCRWCGTASFRRLLCPVCASSELEPERTAGHGVVVRTAVVHRYTEAARNESLVRFSEGFVFRCRIVGAAPHLVTVGARVRPVSGDEPETGEVVLELCEPPARRDWV
- a CDS encoding phytoene desaturase family protein — protein: MPSMLDAVVVGAGPNGLTAAAELARRGFAVEVHEAHDTVGGGARTEELTLPGFRHDPCSAVHPLGIGSPAFRGMPLDRHGLQWLLPEVDLAHPFPDGTAAVLTRSVGESAMSLGAADAGAYRRLMAPFLGRWDTLAADFLRTPWDGLPREPYRLARFGLLGLQPATWVSRRFHGEKASGLFAGLAAHAIAPTSGFATSAIALVFALAAHENGWPVPRGGSQAISDALASYLREQGGTIRTGSEVKRLDELPPARAYVFDTSPSALARIAGLGSAYHRYRYGASAFKIDYALSGPVPWTASEARRAGTVHIGPDAGTIDTALKAAVEGRDPSVPFLITAQPSLTDPSRAPEGRHVFWVYGHVPAGWEGDATDVIERQLERFAPGFRDLVLARALAGPPQLAARNANYIGGDIACGAFAGLQTLIRPKLARVPYATAHPAVFLCSSATPPGPGVHGMSGHHAAKAVWRRLRASS